A DNA window from Shewanella baltica contains the following coding sequences:
- a CDS encoding DUF1302 domain-containing protein, whose amino-acid sequence MKIVKNSFNKSALALGVASALSLLMIPSVNAISFDWGEVEGTFDSTWTAGASWRVGARDWDGQIGKVNQPQFDWSNYSAFGNTKYTSAEIWAQPGSYSSNNDLSNLLYSQGDTTSEIVKGLHELSLKYKNYGLFARGMYFYDRKLNDGNYDYNDPITGKEFDPCEDSRASEVQCKDIRLLDAFVYANFDLNEGANPLSIRVGNQVVSWGESTLIAHGISEINAVDLNILNAPGAELKEAFRPQGMVWASLGLTDSLTVEAFYQYDWQPIWVPTPGSIFATNDFAGFGGYAQNAQLGFNANPDINLDFVMQEYERLAGMIASGQSIPTQQLVSMALAYPTKVTLVQDEEEPSNDGQYGIKLGYYAPELGETEFGFYFMNYHSRRPLISGTAADFSTGALLSDLATVGQNSGNINRELLLSLKSFSKAQIVYPEDIKLYGFSFNTLIGDTSVAGEIAHRQDEPLQIDDVELLFAGMPQQLANAGLRPDLDGISQIKDVQPGETVDGFIRLDTTQAQVTFTHLFGPTLGLDNLTMLAEVGGVWIHDMPGFDELRLNGPGTSRSGGNPDMPGIIQALHNGPETNPFPTDFAWGYRLVAKADFNNVFAGVNMSPRVIFSHDVDGITPDPMFLFTEGRKSVALGVNFDYQNRWGADISYNNFFGGVGTTNAMADRDYVSFNIKYSI is encoded by the coding sequence ATGAAAATTGTTAAAAATAGTTTTAACAAATCGGCGCTTGCTTTGGGGGTAGCGTCGGCATTGAGTTTGTTAATGATCCCAAGCGTTAATGCAATATCTTTTGATTGGGGAGAGGTTGAGGGCACATTCGACTCAACTTGGACTGCTGGTGCGAGCTGGCGTGTTGGCGCACGTGATTGGGATGGTCAAATTGGTAAGGTGAATCAACCCCAATTCGATTGGTCTAATTACAGCGCATTTGGCAATACAAAATATACTTCAGCTGAGATTTGGGCCCAGCCCGGGTCGTATTCCAGTAACAATGACTTAAGTAACTTACTATATTCTCAAGGCGATACTACGTCTGAAATCGTCAAAGGTTTGCATGAATTATCGTTGAAATACAAAAACTACGGTTTGTTCGCCCGCGGTATGTATTTTTATGATCGTAAACTGAACGATGGCAATTATGACTACAACGATCCGATCACGGGTAAAGAATTTGACCCTTGCGAAGATAGCCGCGCTTCAGAAGTACAATGTAAAGATATCCGTTTATTAGATGCGTTTGTCTATGCCAACTTCGATTTGAATGAGGGTGCTAATCCATTATCTATTCGTGTTGGTAACCAAGTGGTGTCATGGGGTGAAAGTACGCTGATTGCCCATGGGATCAGTGAAATCAACGCCGTGGATTTGAACATTCTTAACGCACCTGGTGCTGAGTTAAAAGAAGCGTTTAGACCGCAAGGTATGGTGTGGGCATCCCTTGGCCTGACAGATTCGCTAACAGTTGAAGCATTCTATCAATATGATTGGCAACCTATTTGGGTCCCAACTCCGGGCTCCATTTTTGCGACTAACGATTTTGCCGGTTTTGGGGGTTATGCTCAAAACGCTCAGCTTGGTTTTAACGCTAACCCTGACATCAACTTAGATTTTGTGATGCAAGAATATGAGCGTTTAGCGGGCATGATCGCCAGCGGCCAATCCATTCCGACACAGCAATTGGTTTCTATGGCTTTAGCCTACCCAACGAAAGTGACGCTAGTGCAGGATGAAGAAGAACCAAGCAATGATGGCCAATACGGTATCAAGCTGGGTTATTACGCGCCTGAACTAGGTGAAACCGAATTTGGTTTCTATTTCATGAATTACCATAGTCGTCGTCCACTTATCAGTGGTACTGCTGCCGACTTTAGCACAGGTGCATTGTTATCTGATTTGGCGACGGTAGGCCAAAACTCGGGCAACATCAACCGTGAACTGCTGCTTAGCCTGAAGAGCTTCTCTAAGGCGCAAATCGTTTATCCCGAAGATATTAAACTCTACGGTTTCAGCTTCAACACCTTGATTGGTGATACGTCTGTCGCGGGTGAGATTGCCCATCGTCAAGATGAGCCACTGCAGATTGATGACGTTGAATTGCTGTTCGCCGGTATGCCACAGCAGTTAGCCAATGCGGGGCTTCGTCCTGATCTTGATGGTATTTCACAGATTAAAGACGTTCAACCGGGTGAAACCGTCGATGGCTTTATCCGCCTTGATACCACACAGGCGCAGGTGACTTTCACTCATCTATTTGGTCCAACTTTAGGGTTAGATAACTTAACTATGTTGGCCGAAGTGGGTGGTGTGTGGATCCACGATATGCCAGGTTTCGATGAACTACGTCTCAATGGCCCAGGTACGTCACGTTCTGGCGGCAATCCAGATATGCCTGGCATCATTCAAGCCTTGCACAATGGTCCTGAAACTAACCCGTTCCCAACTGACTTTGCTTGGGGCTACCGTTTAGTGGCAAAAGCGGATTTCAACAACGTCTTTGCTGGGGTCAATATGTCGCCACGGGTCATTTTCTCCCATGACGTTGACGGTATTACTCCGGATCCTATGTTCCTGTTCACGGAAGGACGCAAGTCTGTCGCGCTAGGCGTTAACTTCGACTATCAAAACCGTTGGGGTGCAGATATCTCCTATAACAATTTCTTTGGCGGTGTCGGTACGACGAATGCGATGGCAGATCGTGATTATGTTTCATTCAATATCAAGTATTCGATCTAA
- a CDS encoding DUF1329 domain-containing protein yields MKKLTILASAVMFALVAPVAMAKVSEADAAKLGNELTPLGAEKAGNADGSIPAWDGGITKPVAGYTKGMHHPDPFPEDKIEFTITNANKAQYKDFLTPGQMKLFELYPDTYKMNVYKTRRSASVPQFVYDATKANATRAELIAQGNGISGAAIGIPFPIPANGLEAIWNHILRFRGVDIETSRSQAAPTADGSYSLVETSEEIRFEYSRPEMTLDLLKASNTLFYFKQVVTQPARLAGTALLVKETMDQEALPRQAWTYNTGQRRVRKAPNVAFDTPGTVSDGLRTTDDFDMFNGSPVRYNWELVGKKEIYIPYNDYKLHSDKLKYDQILKPGHVNPEYVRWEKHRVWQVKATLKDGMRHIYKVRDMYLDEDSWQVSIADLYDNRDQLYRVAVAHGLNYYEVPTQWDTLEVFHDLQSRRYLAMGLDNQSGMYNFDAKLTEANFTPDALRREGIR; encoded by the coding sequence ATGAAGAAACTGACGATATTGGCGAGTGCAGTGATGTTCGCACTCGTAGCGCCAGTCGCTATGGCTAAGGTATCAGAGGCTGACGCGGCTAAACTTGGCAATGAGCTCACCCCTTTAGGTGCTGAAAAAGCAGGTAATGCTGACGGTTCTATTCCTGCGTGGGATGGTGGTATCACTAAGCCTGTGGCGGGTTATACCAAAGGGATGCATCACCCAGATCCTTTCCCTGAGGATAAGATTGAATTCACCATTACCAATGCTAACAAAGCGCAATATAAAGACTTTTTAACACCGGGTCAGATGAAGTTGTTCGAACTTTATCCTGATACCTACAAGATGAATGTGTATAAGACTCGCCGTAGCGCATCAGTGCCGCAGTTTGTCTATGATGCGACCAAAGCTAACGCGACACGTGCAGAATTGATTGCACAGGGCAATGGTATTTCTGGCGCTGCTATTGGTATTCCATTCCCGATCCCAGCAAATGGGTTAGAAGCGATTTGGAACCACATTTTGCGTTTTCGCGGGGTCGATATCGAGACTTCCCGTAGCCAAGCTGCACCAACGGCCGATGGTAGCTATAGCTTAGTGGAAACCTCAGAGGAAATTCGCTTCGAATATTCTCGTCCAGAAATGACCTTAGATCTGCTTAAAGCCAGCAATACGTTGTTCTACTTTAAGCAAGTGGTGACTCAACCAGCCCGTTTAGCGGGAACTGCGTTATTGGTGAAAGAGACCATGGATCAAGAGGCGTTGCCACGTCAAGCTTGGACCTATAACACAGGACAACGTCGTGTCCGTAAAGCGCCAAACGTCGCTTTCGATACACCGGGTACAGTGTCTGACGGTCTGCGTACGACGGATGATTTCGACATGTTTAACGGCTCTCCAGTGCGTTATAACTGGGAACTGGTTGGCAAGAAAGAAATTTACATTCCGTACAACGATTACAAACTGCACTCAGACAAGCTGAAATATGACCAAATCTTAAAACCTGGGCATGTTAATCCTGAGTATGTTCGTTGGGAAAAACACCGCGTATGGCAAGTGAAGGCGACGTTGAAAGACGGTATGCGCCACATTTACAAAGTGCGCGATATGTACCTTGACGAAGATTCATGGCAAGTGTCGATAGCCGATCTCTACGATAACCGTGATCAGCTGTATCGTGTGGCTGTTGCACATGGCTTGAACTACTACGAAGTGCCAACTCAATGGGACACGCTGGAAGTCTTCCATGATTTGCAATCCCGTCGTTATCTCGCCATGGGTTTAGACAACCAAAGTGGTATGTATAACTTCGATGCCAAACTGACTGAAGCTAACTTTACCCCCGATGCATTGCGTCGCGAAGGTATCCGTTAA
- a CDS encoding efflux RND transporter permease subunit: MLEKLVNGFESFLFRNRAWVVGIFVFLTLFLGFQASQLKMDAAFIKNIPLHHSYMQTYLKHQKDFGGANSIMVAVEDTSGNIFNANYFDTLKNVHDQLFFIPGVDRAQVKSIFSPSTRFTEVVEDGFAGGPVIPADFSTSVSGLETVRDNIEKAGIVGRLIANDYSAAMVSAQLMDFDPQTGKPLDTIAFAAQLEKELRGKFETDKVKIHIIGFAKMAGDVADGAKGVLLFFVIAILITAVMVYLFSKSIILTVLPLVCSLTAVVWQLGLLTVIGFGLDPMSILVPFLVFAIGVSHGVQMINAVRRRVMDGQTTKAAAASAFRSLLVPGGVALLSDTVGFITLLSIDIGIIRELAISASLGVGVIIFTNLILLPLVISFTEIKVNKTAEPTAEEVRTEAIWRFLARFATPKYAVVVIIATVVLYFAGLQQANQMKIGDLQGGAPALHQDSRYNLDTFFITDHFSITTDVMTVIVEAAPEACTYHDVLTQIDEFEWLVRNTPGVESTVSLASVAKKVNAGFNEGNPRWEVLPRTTASLVQAIGQIPTTSGLLNGDCSVMPVYLFMKDHKAETIETVVAKVKAVAAKMDNDKLQFKLASGPVGVMAATNEAVAEAQLPMMLYVYGAVFVLCLISFKSLKATVAVIIPLYVVSTLAQALMTQLDIGLAVSTLPVIALGVGIGVDYGIYILSTMSSKLSNGMPVQQAYYEALVERGSAVIFTGLTLAIGVSTWFFSALKFQMDMGILLTFMFVVNMLGAIIILPALAAVFWRQPK; encoded by the coding sequence ATGTTAGAAAAACTGGTCAACGGATTTGAGTCATTTTTATTCCGCAATCGTGCGTGGGTCGTCGGCATTTTTGTGTTTTTGACGTTGTTTTTAGGCTTTCAAGCCAGTCAACTCAAAATGGATGCGGCCTTCATTAAAAACATTCCACTGCATCACAGTTATATGCAGACCTACCTGAAACACCAAAAAGATTTTGGTGGCGCCAACAGCATCATGGTGGCGGTGGAAGACACCAGCGGCAATATTTTTAATGCGAACTATTTTGATACCTTAAAAAACGTGCACGATCAGCTGTTTTTTATACCTGGGGTTGATCGCGCGCAGGTGAAATCGATTTTTTCGCCTTCCACTCGTTTTACAGAAGTCGTTGAAGATGGTTTTGCTGGCGGGCCCGTTATTCCTGCGGATTTTTCGACCTCAGTATCAGGGCTCGAAACCGTGCGCGATAATATTGAAAAAGCGGGCATCGTTGGTCGATTAATTGCCAACGATTACAGTGCGGCCATGGTGTCGGCTCAGTTGATGGATTTTGATCCACAAACAGGTAAACCCTTAGATACCATTGCCTTTGCGGCGCAGCTCGAAAAAGAACTCAGGGGCAAGTTTGAAACCGACAAGGTTAAAATTCACATCATAGGTTTCGCCAAGATGGCGGGGGATGTGGCCGATGGTGCTAAGGGCGTATTGCTGTTCTTTGTGATCGCCATTTTGATCACCGCCGTCATGGTTTACCTCTTCTCTAAATCAATCATTCTGACCGTTTTACCCCTCGTCTGCAGTTTAACTGCTGTGGTTTGGCAGCTTGGTTTATTGACTGTGATTGGTTTTGGTCTTGATCCCATGTCGATTCTGGTGCCGTTTTTGGTATTTGCCATCGGGGTCAGCCACGGGGTGCAGATGATCAACGCGGTAAGGCGCCGCGTGATGGACGGACAAACCACCAAAGCGGCGGCGGCTTCGGCATTTCGCAGTTTATTAGTACCGGGCGGTGTGGCTTTACTGTCTGATACTGTTGGTTTTATTACCCTGTTGTCGATTGATATCGGGATTATTCGCGAGCTGGCGATTTCGGCATCACTCGGTGTGGGCGTGATCATTTTCACTAACCTTATCCTGTTGCCTTTGGTGATTTCTTTTACTGAAATCAAAGTCAATAAAACCGCAGAGCCGACGGCTGAAGAAGTCCGCACTGAAGCGATTTGGCGTTTCTTAGCACGTTTCGCGACGCCTAAATACGCTGTGGTGGTGATTATTGCCACTGTGGTGTTGTATTTTGCCGGTCTGCAACAAGCCAATCAGATGAAGATTGGTGACTTACAGGGCGGGGCGCCAGCGTTACACCAAGATTCGCGCTATAACCTCGATACCTTCTTCATCACAGATCATTTCTCCATCACCACCGACGTGATGACTGTGATTGTTGAGGCGGCGCCCGAGGCTTGTACTTACCACGATGTGCTCACTCAAATTGATGAGTTCGAGTGGTTAGTGCGTAATACGCCTGGGGTCGAGTCGACTGTGAGTCTGGCGTCGGTTGCTAAAAAAGTGAACGCAGGCTTTAACGAAGGTAATCCAAGGTGGGAAGTGCTGCCGCGCACGACCGCGAGTTTAGTGCAGGCCATTGGCCAAATTCCGACGACCTCTGGTTTGTTAAATGGCGATTGTTCTGTCATGCCTGTGTATCTGTTTATGAAAGATCATAAGGCAGAAACCATAGAAACTGTGGTCGCTAAGGTGAAAGCCGTCGCCGCGAAAATGGATAACGACAAGCTGCAGTTTAAACTGGCATCGGGTCCTGTAGGCGTGATGGCTGCGACCAACGAAGCGGTAGCCGAAGCGCAATTACCTATGATGTTATACGTCTATGGTGCCGTGTTTGTACTCTGTTTAATCAGCTTTAAATCCTTGAAAGCGACTGTGGCGGTAATTATCCCGCTGTATGTGGTGTCGACATTGGCGCAAGCTTTGATGACGCAACTGGATATTGGCTTAGCAGTTAGTACCTTACCTGTTATTGCGCTGGGTGTCGGTATCGGTGTGGATTACGGTATTTATATCCTCTCTACCATGTCGTCTAAGCTCTCGAACGGTATGCCGGTGCAACAGGCATACTATGAGGCGTTGGTCGAACGGGGCAGTGCGGTGATCTTTACTGGCCTCACATTGGCGATTGGTGTCAGTACTTGGTTCTTCTCGGCACTTAAATTCCAAATGGACATGGGAATATTGTTAACATTCATGTTTGTGGTAAATATGCTCGGTGCCATAATTATCCTTCCTGCATTGGCCGCTGTTTTCTGGCGCCAACCTAAGTAG
- a CDS encoding DUF2835 domain-containing protein, which yields MELYFKLTISYRDFLPYYQGLADKIEVRETQGRILWINGRHFRRFLTENGIQGYFKLVLDDKGQFVSLNRV from the coding sequence ATGGAATTGTATTTCAAACTAACGATCAGCTATCGAGATTTCTTACCTTACTATCAAGGGCTTGCTGATAAAATTGAGGTCCGCGAAACGCAAGGACGTATTTTGTGGATTAATGGCCGTCATTTCAGACGTTTTTTAACCGAAAATGGCATTCAAGGCTATTTTAAATTGGTTTTAGATGACAAGGGACAATTTGTTTCATTAAATCGAGTCTAG
- a CDS encoding YCF48-related protein — translation MSFRILQCVAALSFGGAFFPSTLSATPSDPIFSQIQPLAASSLILDIANVGKGLVAVGERGHVLVYDGSWHQVATPVSSQLTKVFFLNDKLGWAVGHDATILHTQDGGQTWQQQMHSPEIEKPFLDVVFLDENKGFAIGAYGLFYRTNDGGAHWSDEFHEELLAEEDVSYLAELKGSDQSAYMSARASLLPHFNRILTLTDGRLLLVGELGLVAVSSDQGQTFARTSFDYDGSMFNAIETKDAVYVMGLRGHIFKADVSLSQWNEIELPVQSSINGAMSVSDDAVYLVGNAGIVIKLNGDDTSSIVTRRQGENLVSIAKDNQGNMWLSGSQGLFILKP, via the coding sequence ATGTCGTTTCGCATCCTTCAGTGTGTTGCTGCATTAAGTTTCGGTGGCGCTTTTTTCCCTTCTACGTTATCTGCAACCCCCTCTGATCCGATTTTTTCTCAAATTCAACCGCTTGCGGCTTCATCCCTGATTTTAGATATTGCCAACGTGGGCAAAGGGTTAGTGGCTGTGGGTGAACGCGGTCATGTTCTGGTTTATGACGGCAGTTGGCATCAAGTGGCGACACCCGTGAGCTCGCAGCTGACCAAAGTGTTTTTCCTTAATGACAAACTCGGCTGGGCCGTGGGCCATGATGCGACCATTTTACATACTCAGGATGGCGGTCAAACTTGGCAGCAGCAGATGCATTCGCCCGAGATTGAAAAGCCATTCCTTGATGTGGTCTTTTTAGATGAAAACAAGGGGTTCGCCATTGGGGCTTACGGTTTGTTTTATCGTACTAATGATGGTGGTGCCCATTGGAGCGACGAGTTCCATGAGGAGCTGTTAGCCGAAGAAGATGTGTCCTATTTAGCGGAGTTGAAAGGCAGCGATCAATCAGCCTACATGAGCGCACGCGCTTCATTATTGCCGCACTTTAATCGTATTTTAACCTTGACTGACGGACGTTTATTACTGGTCGGCGAGTTAGGTCTAGTGGCCGTTTCAAGCGATCAAGGCCAAACCTTTGCGCGTACCAGTTTTGATTACGATGGCTCTATGTTTAATGCCATTGAAACGAAAGATGCCGTGTATGTGATGGGCCTTCGCGGTCATATATTCAAAGCTGACGTGAGTTTAAGCCAGTGGAATGAAATCGAACTGCCCGTGCAATCTTCAATCAATGGGGCGATGTCAGTATCGGACGATGCGGTTTATCTCGTGGGAAATGCAGGGATAGTGATTAAGCTGAATGGGGATGATACCAGCAGTATTGTCACTCGTCGCCAAGGGGAAAACTTAGTCTCTATTGCGAAGGATAATCAAGGGAATATGTGGTTATCCGGCAGCCAAGGGCTGTTTATTCTTAAGCCATAA
- the pepN gene encoding aminopeptidase N has protein sequence MTQAQAKYLKDYQAPLFTIDTIDLAFNLAGNETHVQAISRVKRASKHAQALVLDGEDLTVVSLTVDGEAVPYHVSAGQLVLETALDEFELNIVTKLDPEANSSLEGLYMSDGAYCTQCEAEGFRRITYFLDRPDVLAKYTVRIEADRAAFPFLLSNGNLIDQGELEGGRHYVCWQDPFPKPAYLFALVAGDFDLLQDEFITRSRRKVILQVFVDKGNLHKAHHAMASLKKSMAWDESRFDLEYDLDIYMIVAVDFFNMGAMENKGLNIFNTKYVLADTLTATDEDYHGIESVVGHEYFHNWTGNRVTCRDWFQLSLKEGLTVFRDQEFSSDLGSRAVNRIHAIKVIKNQQFAEDSGPMSHPIRPESVIEMNNFYTVTVYNKGAEVIRMMHTLLGEEKFQAGMKLYFKRHDGQAVTCDDFVAAMEDASGVDLTQFRLWYSQAGTPIVTAMDSFDALTGVYQLTLKQSLANCASPLHIPFSIELLDAKGHSLVNEVLDFTQAEQVFSFEGLSHKPVASLLQNFSAPVKLQYRFNVDQLVHLMRFASSEVARWEASVTLVSQAIWQNVASLQQQQAMTLDPRVRDSFKGVLLDTELDPALIAEILAIPTASALIEQTESVDLDALALAREFVLTELASHSEDELIALYRSLVPVDSTQARALKNQCLTWLARVSDEAEALVIAQFDKASNMTDSLGALTAANVGDLPCRDELMTAFELRWQDTPLVMDKWFMLQATRNAQDVIECLRQLQQHKRFSMSNPNRVRALVGSFAAGNIYQFHRQDGKGYAFLTECLITLNKLNPQVAARMVTPLIQFHKFDLGRQTLIKACLGQLLALPDLSKDMYEKVSKALAK, from the coding sequence ATGACACAAGCTCAAGCAAAATACTTAAAAGATTATCAAGCGCCACTCTTCACGATAGACACGATCGACTTAGCCTTTAATCTGGCGGGCAATGAGACTCATGTGCAGGCGATAAGTCGGGTAAAACGCGCTTCTAAGCATGCCCAAGCTTTAGTATTGGATGGCGAAGACTTAACTGTGGTCTCGCTGACGGTTGACGGTGAAGCAGTGCCTTATCATGTTAGCGCGGGTCAATTAGTCTTAGAAACGGCGCTTGATGAGTTTGAGCTGAACATCGTCACTAAGCTCGATCCCGAGGCCAATTCGAGCCTTGAAGGCCTGTATATGTCCGATGGTGCCTACTGCACGCAATGTGAGGCTGAGGGCTTTAGACGGATCACTTATTTCCTCGACCGTCCCGATGTATTAGCCAAATATACTGTGCGCATCGAAGCCGATAGAGCCGCATTCCCGTTTTTACTGAGTAACGGGAATTTGATTGATCAAGGCGAATTAGAGGGCGGCCGCCATTATGTTTGCTGGCAAGATCCGTTTCCAAAACCGGCTTACTTGTTTGCCTTAGTCGCTGGCGATTTTGATCTGTTGCAAGATGAGTTCATTACCCGCAGTCGCCGTAAAGTGATCCTGCAAGTGTTCGTCGATAAAGGTAATTTACATAAAGCACACCATGCGATGGCATCGCTGAAAAAATCCATGGCATGGGATGAGAGTCGTTTTGACCTCGAGTACGATTTAGATATTTACATGATAGTTGCCGTCGACTTTTTCAATATGGGAGCGATGGAAAACAAAGGCTTAAATATCTTCAACACTAAATATGTGCTTGCAGATACGTTAACGGCTACCGACGAGGATTATCACGGTATTGAATCGGTGGTAGGCCATGAGTATTTCCATAATTGGACCGGAAACCGCGTGACGTGCCGTGATTGGTTCCAGCTAAGTTTAAAAGAAGGCTTAACGGTTTTTCGCGATCAAGAATTCAGCTCCGATTTAGGCTCACGCGCTGTGAATCGAATTCACGCAATCAAAGTGATCAAGAATCAGCAATTTGCCGAAGATTCTGGCCCTATGTCCCATCCCATTCGTCCAGAATCTGTGATTGAGATGAATAATTTCTACACCGTCACTGTGTATAACAAGGGCGCTGAAGTGATCCGCATGATGCACACTTTGCTTGGCGAAGAAAAGTTTCAAGCGGGGATGAAACTGTATTTTAAACGCCACGATGGCCAAGCGGTCACCTGCGATGATTTTGTGGCGGCAATGGAAGATGCCAGCGGCGTAGATTTAACCCAATTCCGTTTATGGTATAGCCAAGCGGGCACGCCGATTGTGACTGCGATGGACAGTTTCGATGCGCTAACGGGCGTTTACCAATTAACCCTTAAACAAAGTTTAGCGAACTGTGCATCACCCTTGCATATCCCGTTCAGTATCGAACTGTTAGATGCCAAGGGCCACTCTTTAGTGAATGAAGTTCTCGACTTTACTCAAGCTGAACAAGTGTTTAGTTTTGAGGGATTAAGTCATAAGCCGGTGGCTTCACTGCTGCAAAACTTCTCCGCGCCCGTTAAATTGCAATATCGATTCAATGTGGATCAACTGGTTCACTTGATGCGTTTTGCCAGCAGCGAAGTGGCGCGCTGGGAAGCCTCAGTGACCTTAGTGAGCCAAGCGATTTGGCAAAATGTGGCGAGTTTACAGCAGCAACAAGCCATGACACTCGATCCCCGCGTGCGCGATAGTTTTAAAGGCGTGTTGTTAGACACTGAACTTGACCCAGCATTGATTGCCGAAATCTTAGCCATACCTACGGCATCTGCTTTGATTGAGCAAACAGAGAGCGTTGATCTCGATGCGTTAGCCTTAGCCCGTGAATTTGTGTTAACTGAGCTGGCTTCACACTCTGAAGATGAATTGATCGCGCTCTATCGCTCTTTGGTACCAGTCGATAGCACGCAGGCAAGAGCGCTTAAAAATCAGTGTTTAACTTGGTTAGCAAGAGTGTCGGATGAGGCTGAAGCGTTAGTGATTGCTCAGTTTGATAAAGCCAGCAATATGACTGATTCCCTCGGTGCACTGACTGCGGCGAACGTGGGTGATTTGCCTTGTCGCGATGAGTTGATGACCGCATTTGAGCTGCGTTGGCAGGACACGCCATTGGTAATGGATAAATGGTTTATGTTGCAAGCGACTCGTAATGCGCAAGATGTGATTGAATGTCTGCGTCAATTACAGCAGCACAAGCGTTTTAGTATGAGTAATCCAAACCGAGTGCGCGCGTTAGTGGGCAGTTTTGCGGCGGGTAATATTTACCAATTCCACCGTCAAGATGGTAAGGGTTATGCTTTCTTAACCGAATGCTTAATTACCCTTAATAAGCTCAATCCGCAGGTCGCGGCACGCATGGTGACGCCATTGATCCAGTTCCATAAATTCGACTTAGGCCGTCAAACCTTAATAAAAGCCTGTTTAGGGCAACTTTTGGCTTTACCTGACTTATCTAAGGATATGTACGAAAAAGTCTCTAAGGCATTGGCAAAATAA